One region of Oxalobacteraceae bacterium OTU3CAMAD1 genomic DNA includes:
- a CDS encoding NAD(P)-binding domain-containing protein produces the protein MAQEHMDQITDCGNAVCVIGAGPGGLSAARALKGMKLPYEQFERHSDVGGIWDMHNPGSPIYESAHFISSRDLSGFIGFPMPKSYPDYPTNQQILSYVRSYADAFGLREAIHFNTPVRDVRKEQDGKWVVTLDDGARRRYLAVICATGCNWDPNMPEIKGQFNGEIRHSVTFKSSDEFKGKRVMIVGAGNSGADIACDAAVRADRAFISMRRGYHFIPKHLFGLPADQVGESGPPLPIWIARPVMSVLLKMFTGDLTRFGLPKPDHRLFESHPLLNSQLLHNLQHGNIAVKPDVSHYDGDDVVFKDGSREALDLVIYATGYKWSCKYAGEYFEWRGGRPQLYLSMFSRDHRNLFGIGYVETNSSAYKLFDTEAFMIAAYLRDQLDNPGKASPFDALIASDDPDLSGGLKFVKSQRHEVYLEAHALKSYLKRLRKKMGWPELSESYYDNLRNSVAASRPAAGLRAAA, from the coding sequence ATGGCACAAGAGCACATGGACCAGATTACCGACTGCGGCAACGCCGTCTGCGTGATCGGCGCGGGGCCCGGCGGCCTGTCCGCCGCCCGCGCCCTGAAAGGAATGAAGCTGCCGTACGAGCAGTTCGAACGCCACTCCGACGTGGGCGGCATCTGGGACATGCACAATCCCGGCAGCCCGATTTACGAATCGGCACACTTCATCTCGTCGCGCGACCTGTCGGGCTTCATCGGTTTTCCGATGCCGAAGTCCTATCCGGACTATCCTACCAACCAGCAGATATTAAGCTATGTGCGCAGCTATGCCGACGCCTTCGGCCTGCGCGAGGCGATCCACTTCAACACCCCAGTGCGGGACGTGCGCAAGGAACAAGACGGAAAATGGGTGGTGACCCTGGACGACGGCGCACGCCGGCGCTACCTGGCCGTCATCTGCGCCACCGGCTGTAACTGGGACCCCAACATGCCCGAGATCAAAGGTCAATTCAACGGCGAGATCCGCCATTCGGTCACCTTCAAGAGCAGCGATGAATTCAAGGGCAAGCGGGTGATGATCGTCGGCGCCGGCAATTCCGGGGCGGACATCGCCTGCGACGCCGCTGTCCGCGCCGACAGGGCCTTCATCAGCATGCGGCGCGGCTACCATTTCATTCCCAAGCATCTGTTCGGGCTTCCCGCCGACCAGGTGGGCGAGAGCGGCCCCCCGCTGCCGATCTGGATCGCGCGCCCGGTCATGAGCGTGCTGCTGAAAATGTTCACCGGCGATCTGACGCGCTTCGGCCTGCCCAAGCCGGACCACCGCCTGTTCGAGAGCCATCCGCTGCTCAATTCCCAGCTGCTGCACAACCTCCAGCACGGGAACATCGCGGTCAAACCGGACGTCTCGCATTACGACGGCGATGACGTCGTCTTCAAGGACGGCAGCCGCGAGGCGCTCGACCTGGTGATCTACGCCACCGGCTACAAGTGGAGCTGCAAATACGCCGGCGAATACTTCGAGTGGCGCGGCGGCAGGCCGCAGCTGTATCTGTCGATGTTCAGCCGCGACCATCGCAATCTGTTCGGCATCGGCTATGTCGAAACCAACTCCAGCGCCTACAAGCTGTTCGACACCGAGGCTTTCATGATCGCCGCCTACCTGCGTGACCAGCTGGACAACCCCGGCAAGGCCAGCCCTTTCGACGCGCTCATCGCAAGCGACGATCCCGATCTGTCGGGCGGGCTCAAATTCGTCAAGTCGCAGCGCCACGAGGTGTATCTGGAGGCGCATGCGCTCAAGTCTTATCTGAAGCGCCTGCGCAAAAAAATGGGATGGCCGGAACTGAGCGAGTCCTATTACGACAACCTGCGCAACAGCGTGGCCGCCTCGCGGCCCGCCGCCGGCCTGCGCGCGGCCGCTTGA
- a CDS encoding TonB-dependent receptor has protein sequence MKTNEKQAPSGRKVALRTLARSIAVAFAGTAAVPLGALAQDDIQKVVVTAQSRSQSAQEVPISMEVVTAKDIRNLGARNLGDLNGYLPGLEVEATQPTQPIFGIRGVQAGDFGIGTDMPVGIYVDGVYTGKTGGALMNFIDIQRVEVLKGPQGTLFGRNSAAGAISVVTNEPDQTFDMNGHLKVGEYGRANMDAMINVPLADNTAARLVFVRAESDGWVRNATTGDRTAGDKSWATRLSLKQKISDATLNLTLEHEQLRQKGWPAFGVVKDPALPFAGFTGVYDAAYVANFVDPRKAPLENDTGGSERRTFDGASLRAELPLGGLTLRSITAYRTFSTYNLTDNDGTARSGFSLANTDQKKAYNWQQEFKLSGKTEHLDWIVGASFYDNRERQSSTALLNTATLDNVSLLSGGNADLAGLFGALGQAGIPGVDASSNFPWGETTRNYLRTRALSVYQDVIWHATPSTNLTLGLRWSRDRKNMEWHVPGRESAALDNLLNTCGPLAGLDASALPSNQIFYAAGQLAATPVHSTKSWTDWSPRLVLDHKLTPDLLLFASLSKGYQAGGFNVFTPPNAASANAKERDPSYDPEKMTNLELGFKLYAPSIKATLNGSVFAYRFKNLQDIKLGGTGPIPTYNVVNSDQQAKGLDLDGRIRVSPNLTLFAGLELIDQTYKRYRTTDDSGAVLDLSGQTVGTPTFNGMGGVNASWEALGGRISTTLQGTYQSKARCNDDTRALQCLNAPAFRTGEARSKADFRLGWDNANGKFGIALLVNNLFDKQYVHTLDGQTKPFGLPYAIVTPPRTVSLELRGSL, from the coding sequence GTGAAGACAAACGAAAAACAGGCGCCGTCCGGCCGCAAGGTGGCCTTGCGCACACTGGCGCGCAGCATCGCGGTGGCATTCGCCGGCACCGCCGCCGTGCCCCTGGGCGCCCTGGCCCAGGACGACATACAGAAGGTGGTCGTCACCGCGCAATCACGATCGCAGTCGGCGCAGGAGGTGCCGATCTCGATGGAGGTCGTAACGGCCAAGGACATCCGTAACCTGGGCGCCAGGAACCTGGGCGATCTGAATGGTTATCTTCCCGGCCTGGAGGTGGAGGCCACCCAGCCCACGCAGCCGATCTTCGGCATACGCGGCGTGCAGGCGGGGGACTTCGGCATCGGCACCGATATGCCGGTCGGGATCTATGTCGACGGGGTCTATACCGGCAAGACCGGCGGCGCGCTGATGAACTTCATCGACATCCAGCGCGTGGAGGTGCTCAAGGGGCCGCAAGGGACGCTGTTTGGCCGCAACAGCGCCGCCGGCGCGATCTCCGTCGTCACCAACGAGCCGGATCAAACGTTCGACATGAACGGCCACCTCAAGGTCGGCGAATATGGCCGCGCCAATATGGATGCGATGATCAACGTGCCGCTGGCCGACAACACGGCGGCGCGGCTGGTGTTCGTGCGCGCGGAGAGCGATGGCTGGGTGCGCAACGCCACCACCGGCGACCGGACCGCCGGCGACAAGTCGTGGGCCACGCGGCTCTCGCTCAAGCAAAAAATCAGCGATGCGACATTGAACCTGACGCTGGAACACGAGCAGCTGCGCCAGAAAGGCTGGCCGGCTTTCGGCGTGGTCAAGGACCCGGCGCTGCCGTTCGCCGGCTTCACGGGTGTCTACGACGCCGCCTATGTGGCCAACTTCGTCGATCCGCGCAAGGCGCCGCTGGAGAACGACACCGGCGGCAGCGAGCGCCGTACCTTCGACGGCGCCAGCCTGCGCGCGGAGCTGCCGTTGGGCGGCCTCACGTTGCGCTCGATCACCGCCTACCGCACCTTCTCCACCTACAACCTGACCGACAACGACGGCACCGCGCGCAGCGGCTTCTCGCTGGCGAACACCGATCAGAAAAAAGCCTACAACTGGCAGCAGGAATTCAAGCTGTCCGGTAAAACCGAGCACCTGGACTGGATCGTCGGCGCCAGCTTCTACGACAACCGCGAGCGGCAATCCTCGACCGCCCTGCTCAATACCGCGACCCTGGACAACGTCAGCCTGCTCAGCGGCGGCAACGCCGACCTGGCCGGCTTGTTCGGCGCACTGGGACAGGCCGGCATTCCCGGCGTCGACGCGTCGTCGAATTTCCCGTGGGGCGAAACCACCCGCAACTACCTGCGGACGCGCGCCCTCTCGGTCTATCAGGACGTGATCTGGCACGCCACGCCCTCCACCAACCTGACCTTGGGCCTGCGCTGGAGCCGCGACCGCAAGAACATGGAATGGCACGTGCCGGGGCGTGAATCCGCAGCGCTGGACAACCTGCTGAACACCTGCGGTCCGCTGGCGGGACTGGACGCCTCCGCGCTGCCGTCGAACCAGATCTTCTACGCGGCCGGACAGCTGGCGGCCACGCCGGTCCATTCGACCAAAAGCTGGACCGATTGGAGCCCGCGCCTGGTGCTGGACCATAAGCTGACGCCCGACCTGCTGCTGTTCGCATCCCTGTCGAAAGGCTACCAGGCGGGCGGCTTCAATGTCTTCACGCCGCCGAATGCCGCGTCGGCCAACGCCAAAGAGCGCGACCCGAGCTACGATCCGGAGAAAATGACCAATCTGGAACTGGGCTTCAAACTATATGCTCCCTCCATCAAGGCCACGCTCAACGGCTCCGTGTTCGCCTACCGCTTCAAGAACCTGCAGGACATCAAGCTAGGCGGCACCGGCCCCATACCGACCTACAATGTGGTCAACAGCGACCAGCAAGCCAAGGGACTCGATCTCGATGGCCGCATCCGCGTATCGCCGAACCTGACGCTGTTCGCGGGGCTGGAGCTGATCGACCAGACCTATAAGCGCTACCGCACCACCGACGACAGCGGCGCGGTGCTGGACCTGTCCGGCCAAACGGTCGGCACGCCCACCTTCAACGGCATGGGCGGCGTCAACGCCAGCTGGGAGGCGCTGGGCGGCAGGATCAGCACCACCCTGCAGGGCACCTATCAGAGCAAGGCCCGCTGCAACGACGACACGCGCGCGCTGCAATGCCTGAATGCGCCGGCCTTCCGCACCGGCGAGGCGCGCAGCAAGGCCGACTTCCGCCTGGGCTGGGACAACGCCAACGGCAAATTCGGCATCGCCCTGCTGGTGAATAATCTGTTCGACAAACAGTATGTGCATACACTGGACGGCCAGACCAAGCCATTCGGCCTGCCGTACGCCATCGTCACGCCGCCGCGCACCGTCTCGCTGGAGTTAAGGGGTAGCTTGTAG
- a CDS encoding MFS transporter codes for MTLQSTTGTAVSAPIRQVPPLLMLMTLAIGFVMAMIDVTAVNTALSDISVSLQVPLTGLVWVVDGYTLTFAALLLAGGALADRFGPKNVYQGGLSVFILGSVACALAPSGNALIAARLLQGAGAALFMPSSLSLLTHAYEDQGTRARMLGTWSAIVGCSATAGPLVGGLLVHEFGWRSVFWVNVPIGLAGIVLTQMLAPATPPHRRALSMLSHALGVAALAALSFVLIEGPVLGWMSAAVLAAAFAAVVCGVLLVGRERTGAHPLLPRALFETPAFAAANGVGFLINFAVFGQLFLLSLYIQQGGADALDTGLKLIPMMGAFAVGNLTSGAIVARVGTRPPMLYGLMVGLGAAIVMLTGLSPQTPYWLLVMGTIVMNVAIGIAIPGMTATVMLVAGKAHANSAAAALNANRQIGALVGVAMMGTVLHVTGDWAWRLPMAFGLVSCAYAGALALVYFYVKPLISRGDT; via the coding sequence ATGACACTCCAATCCACCACCGGGACGGCCGTTTCGGCGCCCATCCGACAGGTTCCGCCGCTGCTGATGCTGATGACGCTCGCCATCGGCTTCGTGATGGCGATGATCGACGTCACCGCCGTCAACACCGCTTTATCCGACATCTCCGTGAGCCTGCAGGTACCGCTCACCGGGCTGGTATGGGTGGTGGACGGCTACACGCTGACCTTCGCCGCGCTGTTGCTGGCCGGCGGCGCGCTGGCCGACCGCTTCGGCCCCAAGAACGTCTATCAGGGCGGCTTGAGCGTGTTCATACTCGGATCGGTGGCGTGCGCGCTGGCGCCCAGCGGCAACGCGCTGATCGCCGCGCGGCTGCTGCAGGGCGCCGGCGCCGCGTTGTTCATGCCCAGCTCCTTAAGCCTGCTGACGCATGCCTACGAGGACCAGGGAACACGCGCGCGCATGCTGGGCACCTGGTCGGCCATCGTCGGATGCTCGGCGACCGCAGGTCCGCTGGTCGGCGGTCTGCTGGTGCACGAATTCGGATGGCGCAGCGTGTTCTGGGTGAACGTGCCGATCGGCCTGGCCGGCATCGTGCTGACGCAGATGCTGGCGCCGGCCACGCCGCCGCATCGGCGCGCGTTGTCGATGTTGAGCCACGCGCTGGGCGTGGCGGCGCTGGCGGCGTTGAGTTTTGTGCTGATCGAGGGGCCGGTGCTGGGCTGGATGTCGGCGGCGGTGCTGGCGGCAGCTTTCGCCGCCGTGGTCTGCGGCGTGCTGCTGGTGGGGCGCGAGCGCACCGGGGCGCATCCGCTGCTGCCGCGCGCCTTGTTCGAAACGCCGGCTTTTGCGGCGGCCAATGGTGTCGGGTTCCTGATTAATTTCGCGGTCTTCGGGCAGCTGTTCCTGCTTAGCCTTTATATCCAGCAGGGCGGCGCGGATGCGCTGGATACGGGATTGAAGCTGATACCCATGATGGGGGCTTTCGCCGTCGGTAATTTGACTTCGGGTGCGATTGTGGCAAGGGTGGGGACACGGCCGCCGATGTTGTATGGGCTGATGGTGGGGTTGGGGGCGGCGATCGTGATGTTGACCGGGCTGTCGCCGCAGACGCCTTACTGGTTGCTGGTGATGGGGACTATCGTGATGAACGTCGCCATCGGCATCGCGATTCCGGGGATGACGGCCACGGTGATGCTGGTGGCGGGCAAGGCGCATGCCAACAGCGCCGCAGCGGCGCTGAACGCCAATCGCCAGATCGGCGCGCTGGTCGGCGTGGCGATGATGGGTACCGTGTTGCATGTGACGGGGGATTGGGCGTGGCGCTTGCCGATGGCGTTCGGGCTGGTGTCGTGCGCGTACGCGGGTGCCCTGGCCTTGGTGTATTTTTATGTGAAGCCGTTGATTTCCCGTGGAGACACGTAG
- a CDS encoding VOC family protein, whose amino-acid sequence MLSHVYIGTNDFETAFGFYGAVMETLGTRLRFSDPVKPWAAWMPAEGGRPLFIIGKPYDGQPAGCGNGQMIALMAPSREAVDRAHAAALANGGQCEGAPGLRPQYHDSYYGAYFRDPEGNKLGVVCHDAVGL is encoded by the coding sequence ATGCTATCGCATGTCTACATCGGCACCAACGATTTTGAAACCGCGTTCGGCTTTTACGGCGCGGTGATGGAGACGCTGGGCACGCGCCTGCGCTTCAGCGATCCGGTCAAGCCATGGGCGGCGTGGATGCCAGCGGAAGGCGGAAGGCCGCTGTTCATCATCGGCAAACCGTACGACGGCCAGCCGGCGGGATGCGGCAACGGCCAGATGATCGCCCTGATGGCGCCATCGCGCGAGGCGGTCGACCGCGCCCACGCGGCGGCACTGGCCAATGGCGGCCAATGCGAGGGGGCTCCAGGACTGCGTCCGCAGTACCACGACAGCTACTATGGCGCCTACTTCCGCGACCCGGAGGGGAATAAACTGGGCGTCGTCTGTCACGACGCCGTGGGTCTTTAA
- a CDS encoding insulinase family protein, whose protein sequence is MKLIKLRVLSGALLLSFSFLAQGQGQVEGQGKEPSLKLSDVLPIGPQVKVGKLANGLTYYVQKNARPEKKLELRLVVKAGSILEDDDQQGLAHFTEHMAFNGSTNFKRNELVSYLQSIGVKFGADLNAYTSFDETVYILPIPTDKKEIVEQGFQVLEDWAHGLSFNNADIDSERGIVLEELRMGKGVDDRMNKVVLPKVLNGSRYAQRMPIGKEDIIKNFKYDAIKRFYRDWYRPDLMAVVVVGDIEPEAAQKLIEKHFSKLKNPANPRPREYAKIPERQESEGIVFTDKEVSNNSVYIRYPIQPWPAGETLADYRQKLIENLYSFILSQRMYELTQQANPPFLQGGSGMNKIVRGYRSFGAGAVLGKGGVTPAINALVEEDERARQYGFTASEVERAKKGILRTYENLYNERDKSDSSGYAAEYIRHFLEDETIPGIAAEYRYARELIPEISLSEVNAAVKVAIPDNESKLVIYTGVDKPGAATPKAADLVAIANAAEKISVKAQEEKVYASQLMPVLPKPGTIVKQTANAKIGTTELVLSNGVKVVLKPTDFNNDQVMMAGLRYGGWSLFDDKDVFAAHYASSIVGQMGILNYTPNDVVKVLAGKSVSSQASVNSLNESVSGGSGSDDIESMLQLAYLQMTQPRKDAAIYSAYVDRQRELAQNNMARPESVFYDTITATIYNNSPRVLRAAKPADFDQLALDRVMEIYKSRLSSARDFTFFIVGSFDVEKIKPLIATYLASLPTGEIPVAFKDEGVRPVRGVVKKEVRAGADPKSTVSLSFTGDAKYSREERMRLQALIEVLNIKLIEVLREKMGVIYSGGMNGSLNRIPYGNYSISANLPCAPENVDKVIAATFAEIEKIKQDGADEADLNKVKSSWLKGYQKGMRENGYWIASLQNAFFNNSNPEDILKYEERVQALKPSDLKEAAKRYFDMNNYVQVVLYPEK, encoded by the coding sequence ATGAAATTGATTAAATTGCGGGTGCTGTCCGGGGCGTTGCTGTTGTCGTTTTCCTTCCTGGCGCAAGGCCAGGGACAAGTTGAAGGCCAGGGCAAGGAGCCTTCGCTCAAACTAAGCGACGTGCTGCCGATCGGGCCCCAGGTCAAGGTTGGCAAACTGGCAAACGGCCTGACATATTATGTGCAGAAGAACGCGCGTCCCGAGAAGAAGCTGGAACTGCGGCTGGTGGTCAAAGCCGGTTCCATCCTGGAGGACGACGACCAGCAAGGGCTGGCCCACTTCACCGAACATATGGCCTTCAACGGCTCCACCAATTTCAAGCGCAACGAGCTGGTATCGTATCTGCAGTCGATCGGGGTGAAGTTCGGCGCCGACTTGAACGCCTACACCAGCTTCGACGAAACCGTCTATATCCTGCCGATACCGACCGATAAGAAGGAGATCGTCGAGCAGGGCTTCCAGGTGCTGGAGGATTGGGCCCACGGCCTGTCCTTCAACAACGCCGACATCGACAGCGAACGTGGCATCGTGCTCGAAGAACTACGCATGGGCAAGGGCGTGGACGACCGCATGAACAAGGTGGTGCTGCCGAAGGTGCTCAATGGCTCGCGCTACGCGCAGCGCATGCCGATCGGTAAAGAAGACATTATCAAGAACTTCAAGTACGACGCTATCAAGCGCTTCTACCGCGACTGGTATCGTCCGGACCTGATGGCGGTGGTGGTGGTCGGCGACATCGAGCCCGAGGCGGCGCAGAAGCTGATCGAAAAGCATTTCAGCAAGTTGAAGAACCCGGCGAACCCACGCCCGCGCGAGTACGCCAAGATCCCCGAGCGCCAGGAGTCGGAAGGCATTGTCTTCACCGACAAGGAAGTCAGCAACAACTCCGTCTACATCCGTTATCCGATCCAACCCTGGCCGGCCGGCGAAACGCTTGCCGACTACCGCCAGAAGCTGATCGAGAATTTGTACAGCTTTATCCTCAGCCAGCGTATGTACGAGTTGACGCAGCAGGCCAACCCGCCGTTCCTGCAAGGCGGCAGCGGCATGAACAAGATCGTGCGCGGCTACCGGTCGTTCGGCGCCGGCGCGGTGCTGGGCAAGGGCGGCGTGACGCCGGCCATCAATGCACTGGTGGAGGAGGACGAGCGCGCCCGCCAGTACGGCTTTACCGCCTCCGAAGTGGAACGGGCCAAGAAAGGCATCTTGCGCACCTACGAAAATCTGTACAACGAGCGTGACAAATCCGATTCCTCCGGCTACGCGGCCGAATATATCCGCCACTTCCTGGAGGATGAAACCATACCCGGTATCGCCGCCGAATACCGCTATGCGCGTGAGCTGATTCCGGAGATATCGCTGTCGGAAGTGAATGCGGCCGTCAAGGTCGCGATCCCGGACAACGAGAGCAAACTGGTGATCTATACGGGCGTCGACAAGCCTGGCGCCGCGACGCCTAAGGCTGCCGATCTGGTGGCCATCGCCAACGCGGCCGAGAAAATCAGCGTCAAGGCGCAGGAAGAGAAGGTCTACGCCAGCCAGCTGATGCCGGTCCTGCCGAAGCCGGGCACCATCGTCAAGCAGACCGCCAACGCCAAGATCGGCACCACGGAGCTTGTGTTGAGCAACGGCGTCAAGGTGGTGCTCAAGCCTACCGACTTCAATAACGACCAGGTGATGATGGCGGGCCTGCGCTACGGCGGCTGGTCGCTGTTCGACGACAAGGATGTCTTCGCGGCCCATTACGCCAGCAGCATCGTTGGTCAGATGGGCATATTGAATTACACGCCGAACGACGTGGTGAAGGTCCTGGCCGGGAAAAGCGTCAGCTCCCAGGCCAGCGTCAATTCGCTCAACGAGTCGGTGTCCGGCGGCTCCGGCAGCGACGATATCGAGTCCATGCTGCAGCTGGCCTATCTGCAGATGACGCAACCGCGCAAGGATGCCGCCATCTATAGCGCCTACGTCGATCGCCAGCGCGAACTGGCGCAGAACAATATGGCGCGGCCGGAGTCGGTGTTCTACGATACGATCACCGCGACGATCTACAACAACAGCCCGCGCGTGCTGCGCGCGGCAAAGCCGGCCGATTTCGACCAGTTGGCGCTGGACCGCGTGATGGAGATCTATAAGAGCCGTTTGTCCAGCGCGCGCGATTTCACCTTCTTCATCGTCGGCAGCTTCGACGTGGAGAAGATCAAGCCGCTGATCGCGACCTATCTGGCCAGCCTGCCGACCGGGGAGATTCCGGTGGCCTTCAAGGATGAAGGCGTGCGTCCGGTCCGGGGCGTGGTCAAGAAAGAGGTGCGCGCCGGCGCCGATCCGAAGAGCACCGTTTCCCTATCCTTCACCGGCGACGCGAAATACTCGCGCGAAGAGCGCATGCGCCTGCAGGCGCTGATCGAGGTGTTGAACATCAAACTGATCGAGGTGCTGCGCGAGAAAATGGGCGTTATCTACAGCGGCGGCATGAACGGCTCGCTGAACCGCATCCCTTACGGGAACTACTCGATCAGCGCCAATCTGCCATGCGCGCCGGAGAACGTGGACAAGGTGATCGCCGCGACGTTCGCCGAGATCGAGAAGATCAAGCAGGACGGCGCTGACGAGGCGGACCTGAACAAGGTCAAATCATCCTGGCTCAAAGGGTATCAAAAGGGCATGCGCGAGAACGGTTACTGGATAGCGTCCCTGCAGAATGCCTTCTTCAACAACAGCAATCCGGAGGATATCCTCAAGTACGAGGAGCGCGTGCAGGCGCTCAAGCCGTCGGACCTGAAGGAGGCGGCCAAGCGCTACTTCGACATGAATAATTACGTGCAGGTGGTGCTGTACCCGGAGAAGTAA
- the ribB gene encoding 3,4-dihydroxy-2-butanone-4-phosphate synthase: MFDQVSHVSPYSLVSDDLEGRIAAALEAMRAGVPVILLDDFDRENEADLIVAAEKITVQSMALMIRECSGIVCLCLSADKVRALELPPMAADNGSRYGTPFTVSIEAREGVTTGVSAADRVTTIRTAIAADARPGDLVHPGHVFPLRATPGGVLARKGHTEGSVDLATMAGLQPAAVLCELMNPDGTMMRGAEIERFAELHAMSILTIAEMIEWRKTREA, encoded by the coding sequence ATGTTTGACCAAGTATCCCATGTATCCCCCTACTCCCTGGTTTCGGACGATCTGGAGGGCCGCATCGCCGCCGCGCTCGAGGCCATGCGCGCCGGCGTGCCGGTGATCCTGCTCGATGATTTCGATCGCGAAAACGAAGCGGACCTGATCGTCGCTGCTGAAAAAATCACGGTGCAATCGATGGCGTTGATGATCCGCGAATGCAGCGGCATCGTCTGTCTGTGCCTGAGCGCCGACAAGGTGCGTGCGCTGGAGCTGCCGCCGATGGCCGCCGACAACGGCAGCCGTTACGGCACGCCGTTCACGGTATCGATCGAAGCGCGCGAAGGCGTCACCACCGGTGTTTCGGCGGCCGACCGCGTGACGACGATCCGCACCGCCATCGCCGCCGACGCGCGGCCGGGTGATCTGGTGCATCCGGGTCATGTGTTCCCGTTGCGGGCGACGCCGGGTGGTGTACTGGCGCGCAAAGGCCATACAGAAGGCTCGGTGGACCTGGCCACGATGGCGGGCCTGCAGCCGGCGGCGGTGCTGTGCGAGTTGATGAACCCCGACGGCACGATGATGCGCGGCGCCGAGATCGAACGCTTCGCGGAACTGCACGCGATGTCGATCTTGACGATCGCCGAAATGATCGAGTGGCGCAAGACCCGCGAAGCCTGA
- a CDS encoding aldehyde dehydrogenase codes for MDKTLQYYQGLAAGLDFETRALIGGRFVDAISGNRLDTLNPANGARLASIASCGEADVDLAVGAARRAFDNGDWSRASPKHRKKVLLRLADLVEANLETLALMESLDSGKPIRDALSADLPDMIESLRWHAEAADKLYDQVAPTAPDVVAMIVREPIGVVGAVLPWNFPIYLAGWKIGPSLASGNSIVIKPAEQTTLTALMLGRLALEAGIPDGVLNIVPGHGETVGQAIGRHRDIDCISFTGSGEVGRLFLKYSAESNLKRVVLECGGKSPALVLADAFDLPRVAQQVATGALFCQGENCSAGSRLIVHRSRKDELLEEVKRAFDEWIVGDPLDPSTRVGALIEPGHMRRVLGYIAGGREQGAQLVHGGAQVRQDSGGSFVEPTIFDGVLPSMTIAREEIFGPVLSVMEFDDLAQGVAVANDTSYGLASSVYTSNLDSAHGVAKSIRAGTVSINCFSEGDTGVPFGGYKESGFGGREKSLLAHDQYTETKTIWMQLGAAGHKNN; via the coding sequence ATGGATAAGACACTGCAGTACTACCAGGGACTGGCCGCCGGCCTGGATTTTGAAACCCGCGCCCTGATCGGCGGGCGCTTCGTCGACGCCATCTCCGGCAATCGGCTGGACACCCTCAACCCCGCCAACGGCGCCCGGCTGGCAAGCATCGCCAGTTGCGGCGAGGCCGATGTCGACCTCGCGGTGGGCGCGGCGCGGCGAGCCTTCGACAATGGCGACTGGTCGCGGGCCTCGCCCAAGCACCGCAAAAAGGTGCTGCTGCGGCTGGCCGACCTGGTCGAGGCGAATCTGGAAACGCTGGCGCTGATGGAGAGCCTGGACTCGGGCAAACCGATACGCGACGCGCTGTCCGCCGACCTGCCGGACATGATCGAGAGCCTGCGCTGGCACGCGGAGGCTGCCGACAAATTGTATGACCAGGTGGCACCGACCGCGCCGGACGTGGTGGCGATGATCGTGCGCGAGCCGATCGGCGTGGTGGGCGCGGTGCTGCCGTGGAATTTCCCGATCTATCTGGCCGGATGGAAGATCGGCCCCTCGCTTGCCAGCGGCAACTCGATCGTCATCAAGCCCGCCGAGCAAACCACCCTGACCGCGTTGATGCTGGGGCGGCTGGCGCTGGAAGCGGGCATTCCCGACGGCGTGCTCAATATCGTGCCGGGCCATGGCGAGACCGTGGGGCAGGCCATAGGCCGGCACCGCGACATCGACTGCATCAGCTTCACAGGTTCGGGCGAGGTGGGGCGGCTGTTCCTGAAGTACTCGGCCGAGTCGAATCTGAAACGGGTGGTGCTGGAATGCGGCGGCAAGAGTCCGGCCCTGGTGCTGGCCGACGCCTTCGATCTGCCGCGCGTGGCGCAACAGGTCGCAACCGGCGCGTTGTTCTGCCAGGGCGAGAATTGCAGCGCCGGTTCGCGCCTGATCGTCCATCGTTCGCGCAAGGACGAGCTGCTGGAGGAGGTCAAGCGCGCCTTCGATGAGTGGATCGTCGGCGATCCGCTCGATCCGTCCACCCGCGTCGGCGCGCTGATCGAGCCGGGGCATATGCGGCGTGTGCTGGGGTATATCGCCGGCGGCAGGGAGCAGGGCGCACAACTGGTGCACGGCGGCGCCCAGGTGCGCCAGGACAGCGGCGGCAGCTTTGTCGAGCCGACCATCTTCGACGGCGTGCTGCCGTCGATGACGATCGCGCGCGAGGAGATATTCGGGCCGGTGCTATCGGTGATGGAGTTCGACGACCTGGCGCAGGGCGTGGCCGTCGCCAACGACACCAGCTACGGCCTGGCGTCGTCGGTCTATACCAGCAACCTCGATTCCGCCCACGGGGTGGCCAAGTCCATCCGCGCCGGCACCGTGTCGATCAACTGCTTCTCCGAAGGCGATACCGGTGTGCCGTTCGGCGGTTACAAGGAATCGGGCTTCGGCGGGCGCGAAAAATCGCTGCTGGCGCACGACCAGTACACCGAGACCAAGACCATCTGGATGCAGCTGGGCGCGGCCGGCCATAAAAACAACTAA